In Rhodoferax koreense, a genomic segment contains:
- a CDS encoding Csu type fimbrial protein, with amino-acid sequence MTISKTIAASAVALGLGLAGISAQAAGNMSGTLNAQMVLQAGCSISGAASAGNSGVNFGTLDFGSQPSTFTGVLTATATGGAGGAGATQITCSPDVTAITVSVSGGNNPGQGSGVGTGSRALKFGTSYLPYEVYSDAGLTTAFPVNATAIGVPLPGTGAAVNLPVYGRINKTSLNAMPAGSYVDVLQVTLTW; translated from the coding sequence ATGACGATCAGCAAAACCATCGCCGCCTCCGCCGTTGCACTGGGCCTCGGACTGGCCGGCATCAGCGCCCAGGCTGCGGGCAACATGTCCGGCACGCTGAACGCGCAAATGGTCCTGCAGGCCGGCTGTTCCATCAGCGGCGCAGCCAGCGCCGGCAACTCCGGCGTGAACTTCGGCACGCTGGACTTCGGCTCACAACCCAGCACCTTCACCGGGGTGCTGACCGCCACCGCCACCGGCGGCGCGGGCGGCGCGGGAGCCACCCAGATCACCTGCTCGCCGGACGTGACGGCCATCACCGTGTCGGTGAGCGGCGGCAACAACCCCGGCCAGGGCAGCGGTGTCGGCACGGGCTCGCGGGCGCTGAAGTTTGGCACCAGCTACCTGCCCTACGAGGTCTACAGCGACGCAGGTCTGACCACCGCCTTCCCGGTCAATGCCACCGCCATCGGGGTGCCCCTGCCCGGCACCGGCGCGGCAGTCAACCTGCCGGTGTATGGCCGCATCAACAAGACCAGCCTCAATGCCATGCCCGCCGGCAGCTATGTCGACGTACTGCAGGTCACGCTGACCTGGTGA
- a CDS encoding Csu type fimbrial protein, which produces MHRWFVRAGLVPLLTAGVASAPVMAATPIPTTATFAVNATVQSGCLVVGSPTQSSGVSFGMLDFGTQSAVAGTVSTASLSASGGSMALVQCTPGAAVSVTLDGGLNALGAQRRLRMGNNYLPYQLYLSAAMTTTYHPGVAVPIATGSAAMSLPVYGVATPPRSGLPAGQYSDTVQVVFSW; this is translated from the coding sequence ATGCACCGTTGGTTTGTGCGCGCGGGACTGGTGCCTCTTCTCACGGCAGGGGTGGCCTCCGCGCCGGTGATGGCGGCCACGCCGATTCCCACCACCGCGACCTTTGCCGTCAACGCCACGGTACAGTCCGGCTGCCTGGTGGTCGGCAGTCCCACCCAGTCCAGCGGCGTCAGTTTCGGCATGCTGGATTTCGGCACCCAGTCTGCGGTCGCCGGCACGGTGAGCACGGCTTCGCTCAGCGCCAGCGGCGGCAGCATGGCCTTGGTGCAATGCACACCGGGTGCCGCCGTCTCGGTCACGCTCGATGGCGGGCTCAACGCGCTCGGTGCGCAACGACGCCTGCGGATGGGCAACAACTACCTGCCCTACCAGCTCTATCTGTCCGCGGCGATGACCACCACCTACCACCCCGGCGTGGCCGTGCCGATCGCCACCGGCTCAGCCGCGATGAGCCTTCCGGTCTATGGCGTCGCCACGCCCCCCCGCTCGGGCCTGCCCGCCGGCCAGTACAGCGACACGGTGCAGGTGGTCTTCAGTTGGTGA
- a CDS encoding fimbrial biogenesis chaperone produces the protein MNRIPGGLHRGLVLTGFVFALLQAALMQHTAHAASSVMIWPVDPVIEEDQRATALWLENRGTEPVSLQVRVFGWGQSGGQENFVNQEQLIASPPLAVIPPGQRQLIRLMNTVPVPDGKEIAYRVLVDELPDSDGGTGRPADPANSAIGVKLQIRYSIPLFVNGKGLWTKAVPGKPRDPATQAVPVLAWRTVREGGELFLAVRNSGAAHARLTGVQWVGTNPAVSGAAVVINPGLLGYVLADSEMRWPLTAPPPMGHVPEARVNGGETPQKLRPQ, from the coding sequence ATGAACCGTATCCCTGGTGGCTTGCACCGCGGGCTCGTCTTGACCGGCTTCGTCTTCGCGTTGCTGCAGGCCGCGCTGATGCAGCACACCGCTCACGCGGCCAGCTCGGTGATGATCTGGCCGGTGGATCCGGTGATCGAGGAAGACCAGCGCGCCACCGCGCTGTGGCTCGAAAACCGTGGCACCGAACCGGTTTCGCTGCAGGTGCGCGTCTTCGGCTGGGGCCAGTCCGGCGGACAGGAAAACTTCGTGAACCAGGAGCAGCTCATCGCCAGCCCGCCCCTGGCCGTGATTCCGCCTGGGCAGCGCCAGTTGATCCGCTTGATGAACACCGTGCCCGTCCCCGACGGCAAGGAGATCGCCTACCGCGTGCTCGTCGACGAACTGCCCGACAGCGATGGCGGCACAGGCAGGCCGGCGGATCCCGCCAACAGTGCCATCGGCGTGAAGCTGCAGATCCGGTATTCGATCCCGCTGTTCGTGAACGGCAAGGGCCTGTGGACCAAAGCCGTACCCGGCAAGCCGCGCGACCCGGCCACCCAGGCGGTCCCGGTGTTGGCCTGGCGCACCGTGCGAGAAGGCGGCGAACTGTTTCTGGCCGTGCGCAACAGCGGCGCCGCCCATGCGCGGCTCACGGGCGTGCAGTGGGTCGGCACGAATCCCGCCGTGTCCGGCGCCGCGGTGGTCATCAATCCCGGCCTGTTGGGTTATGTGCTCGCCGATTCGGAGATGCGCTGGCCGCTCACCGCGCCGCCGCCGATGGGCCATGTGCCCGAGGCCAGGGTCAATGGTGGCGAGACGCCGCAGAAATTGCGCCCGCAGTAG
- a CDS encoding fimbria/pilus outer membrane usher protein, whose protein sequence is MAIDLWLKLNRTVPHGHLSFARSRYTGTRAGPGAVALPASVLAALLATQPPLRAQPLPPPPSRGAPLQTVLFLELVVNERASGQIVQVLLRGGHYYVGAAALQALGVRTGTAPEADVAVDQIAGVTMVYDSIGQRLRITVPPDWLPAQTLGADELQRPFTAMSSTGALLNYDLYANRADHGAAQTSLLTEQRVFGPWGSLSNTGVYRHASRGDEQGYLRYDTRFTHADTDRVRSTTAGDLIAAPLSWGSAVRLGGLQVARNFGVRPDLVTYPLPRFSGQAAVPSAVDLFINGYRAGSESVEPGPFTLNTVPYINGAGEASVVTTDALGRQVVTTVPFYVANTLLKKGIDDYSLSLGALRRSYGRKNFDYGPPATSGAYRFGFSDALTLEGRAEAAPSLAVVGAGALRALGAAGVLNAALSRSQMHGASGSRLNLGYQYNGRHFGFGAQHTARSGAYADLTNYDTAGLRLSRHSSQVNTSFSMGDAGAIAAGYFDVQGADRQRTRLVSMSYSKPVGRQAFFSVNLNKAVGQRDLSLQFQLTFALDDRSMVSLTTVRDRDNTTAQVNYSRTPPTDGGFGWNLAYANNGSSGNYSQASGTWRTAVTQLHAGAYAQGRASATWFGANGSVVLMDGRVFPANRINDAFVLVSTNGVPNVPIRYENQVIGRTDAAGHMLVPGVPGFYPARIDVDVLELPDHMQIVQSSQRLTVRSGSGALLRFDIQKTLAARITLVDGQGRPLPVGWQVQHVQSGQNAVVGWDGLVYFEGLKAHNELLVRGPGNIACRVNFPIVADQPQVLRIGPLTCRPDAVAQTALADFKRLPGALPIWRH, encoded by the coding sequence TTGGCCATCGACCTTTGGCTGAAGCTCAACCGCACCGTGCCGCATGGACACCTCTCTTTTGCTCGTTCCCGGTACACGGGAACGCGCGCCGGGCCTGGCGCGGTGGCGCTGCCGGCCTCGGTACTGGCCGCCTTGCTGGCGACCCAGCCGCCGCTGCGCGCGCAACCGCTCCCCCCTCCGCCAAGCCGCGGCGCGCCGCTGCAGACCGTGCTGTTCCTGGAACTCGTGGTGAACGAGCGCGCCAGCGGCCAGATCGTGCAGGTGCTGCTGCGGGGCGGACACTATTACGTCGGCGCCGCGGCGCTGCAGGCGCTCGGCGTGCGTACCGGCACGGCGCCGGAGGCCGACGTCGCCGTGGACCAGATTGCCGGCGTGACGATGGTCTACGACAGCATCGGCCAGCGGCTCAGGATCACGGTGCCGCCGGATTGGCTGCCCGCGCAGACGCTCGGGGCGGACGAGCTGCAAAGGCCGTTCACCGCCATGAGCAGCACCGGCGCACTGCTCAACTACGACCTTTACGCCAATCGCGCCGACCACGGCGCGGCGCAGACGTCGCTGCTGACCGAGCAGCGGGTCTTCGGTCCTTGGGGCTCGCTCTCCAACACCGGCGTGTACCGCCATGCGTCGCGAGGCGACGAACAGGGCTACCTGCGCTACGACACGCGCTTCACGCATGCGGACACCGATCGCGTGCGCAGCACCACCGCGGGCGACCTGATCGCCGCGCCGCTGTCCTGGGGCAGCGCGGTACGCCTGGGAGGACTGCAGGTCGCACGCAACTTCGGGGTCCGGCCGGACCTGGTCACCTACCCGCTGCCGCGCTTCTCGGGCCAGGCCGCCGTGCCTTCTGCGGTGGACCTGTTCATCAACGGCTACAGGGCCGGCAGCGAATCGGTCGAGCCCGGCCCGTTCACGCTGAACACCGTGCCCTATATCAATGGCGCCGGCGAAGCGTCGGTCGTCACCACCGACGCGCTGGGCCGGCAGGTGGTCACCACGGTGCCGTTCTACGTCGCCAACACGCTCCTCAAGAAAGGGATCGACGATTACAGCCTGTCGCTGGGCGCGCTGCGGCGCAGCTACGGCCGAAAGAATTTCGACTACGGCCCGCCAGCCACCAGCGGTGCTTACCGCTTCGGCTTCAGCGATGCGCTCACGCTCGAAGGTCGGGCCGAGGCCGCACCATCGCTGGCCGTGGTCGGCGCCGGCGCGCTTCGGGCGCTGGGCGCCGCCGGGGTGCTGAACGCGGCCCTGAGCCGCAGCCAGATGCACGGCGCATCGGGCAGCCGGCTCAATCTGGGTTACCAGTACAACGGCCGCCATTTCGGGTTCGGCGCGCAGCACACGGCCCGCAGTGGCGCCTATGCCGACCTCACCAACTACGACACCGCCGGCCTGCGATTGAGCCGCCACAGCAGCCAGGTCAACACCAGCTTCTCGATGGGCGACGCGGGGGCGATCGCCGCTGGTTACTTCGATGTACAGGGCGCGGACCGGCAACGCACGCGGCTTGTCAGCATGTCGTACAGCAAGCCTGTGGGACGTCAGGCCTTTTTCTCGGTCAACCTCAACAAGGCCGTCGGCCAGCGCGACCTGAGCCTGCAGTTCCAGCTGACCTTCGCGCTCGACGACCGCAGCATGGTCAGCCTCACCACGGTGCGCGACCGCGACAATACGACTGCGCAGGTCAATTACAGCCGCACGCCGCCCACCGATGGCGGATTCGGATGGAACCTGGCGTACGCGAACAACGGCAGCAGCGGCAACTACAGCCAGGCCAGCGGGACCTGGCGGACCGCGGTCACGCAACTGCACGCCGGCGCGTACGCCCAGGGACGGGCCAGCGCGACCTGGTTCGGCGCAAATGGCTCGGTGGTGCTCATGGACGGCCGTGTCTTCCCCGCCAACCGCATCAACGACGCCTTCGTGCTGGTCTCCACCAACGGCGTGCCGAACGTGCCGATCCGCTACGAGAACCAGGTCATCGGCCGCACCGATGCAGCCGGCCACATGCTGGTTCCGGGCGTGCCGGGCTTCTATCCGGCGCGGATCGACGTCGACGTGCTCGAACTGCCCGACCACATGCAGATCGTGCAATCGTCCCAGCGTCTCACCGTGCGCTCGGGCAGTGGCGCGCTGCTGCGCTTCGACATCCAGAAAACGCTGGCTGCGCGCATCACACTGGTCGACGGCCAGGGGCGGCCCTTGCCGGTAGGCTGGCAGGTGCAGCATGTGCAGAGCGGGCAGAACGCCGTGGTGGGCTGGGATGGCCTGGTGTATTTCGAGGGCTTGAAGGCACACAATGAACTGCTGGTGCGCGGCCCGGGCAACATCGCCTGCCGCGTGAATTTCCCGATCGTGGCGGACCAG